One genomic region from Longimicrobiaceae bacterium encodes:
- a CDS encoding metallophosphoesterase has protein sequence MRETEADRAPEAEPAAGGETPPAEGEEVGERPAGEAAPVEEPASSGAATGEPAAAEPPPVEPSGPRVVEVRALDWAAVRRAVATPFDDARAEAIIGRMEDRLAGGGPLGLAFEEHAEGPDDRAIQVKEDPGEEVWFVGDLHGDLLALEAVLQVIGRAEGGERARVVFLGDLFDDGPHAPEVVLRVFELLLERPHWRVTVVAGNHDEALRYEDGRFTSSVLPSDFTDWLNAHPDHPWAVRLGRLIVAFFARAPRAIFFPDGLLAAHGGVPHVDLHAELEEGGDWNDPRVLQDFVWLRAHPRARRRIPNRTTRGSEFGREDFEAFCALATRLGRPVERMVRGHDHVEERFAVFPTYAANPVLTINAMSHRLPREVFGPYERVPVVARWVRGELPEVHRIFIPPELIREVYPEAAGAGGDTGGEGEGG, from the coding sequence GTGAGAGAGACCGAAGCAGACCGGGCACCGGAGGCGGAGCCCGCGGCGGGTGGGGAGACGCCCCCCGCCGAGGGCGAGGAAGTGGGTGAGCGCCCCGCGGGGGAGGCGGCACCGGTCGAGGAGCCCGCGTCCTCCGGGGCGGCGACGGGGGAGCCCGCCGCGGCCGAGCCGCCCCCGGTGGAGCCGTCCGGACCGCGGGTCGTGGAGGTGCGCGCCCTGGACTGGGCGGCGGTCCGCCGCGCCGTCGCCACCCCGTTCGACGACGCCCGCGCGGAGGCGATCATCGGCCGCATGGAGGACCGCCTCGCCGGGGGCGGACCGCTGGGCCTCGCCTTCGAGGAGCACGCCGAGGGTCCCGACGACCGGGCCATCCAGGTGAAGGAGGATCCGGGGGAGGAGGTCTGGTTCGTGGGCGACCTCCACGGCGACCTGCTCGCGCTGGAGGCGGTGCTGCAGGTGATCGGCCGCGCGGAAGGCGGGGAGCGGGCGCGCGTCGTCTTCCTGGGCGACCTCTTCGACGACGGGCCGCACGCGCCGGAGGTGGTGCTGCGCGTCTTCGAGCTGCTCCTGGAGCGCCCCCACTGGCGGGTGACGGTCGTGGCCGGCAACCACGACGAGGCGCTGCGCTACGAGGACGGGCGCTTCACGTCGTCGGTGCTCCCCTCGGACTTCACGGACTGGCTGAACGCCCATCCCGACCACCCCTGGGCCGTGCGCCTGGGCCGGCTGATCGTCGCCTTCTTCGCGCGGGCGCCGCGGGCGATCTTCTTCCCCGACGGGCTGCTGGCGGCGCACGGCGGGGTGCCGCACGTCGACCTGCACGCGGAGCTGGAGGAGGGCGGGGACTGGAACGATCCCCGGGTGCTGCAGGACTTCGTCTGGCTGCGGGCGCACCCGCGCGCGCGACGGCGCATCCCCAACCGCACCACCCGCGGCAGCGAGTTCGGCCGGGAGGACTTCGAGGCCTTCTGCGCGCTCGCCACCCGCCTGGGCCGCCCCGTCGAGCGGATGGTTCGCGGGCACGACCACGTGGAGGAGCGCTTCGCCGTCTTCCCCACGTACGCGGCGAACCCGGTGCTGACCATCAACGCCATGTCGCACCGGCTGCCGCGCGAGGTCTTCGGGCCCTACGAGCGTGTGCCGGTGGTGGCGCGCTGGGTGCGCGGCGAGCTCCCGGAGGTGCACCGCATCTTCATCCCGCCGGAGCTGATCCGGGAGGTCTACCCCGAGGCGGCCGGTGCGGGCGGCGACACCGGGGGCGAAGGCGAGGGCGGGTGA
- a CDS encoding protein kinase: MAKKLKVGDVVNGYRVTRVFGPGAMAISYAAESPSGQPVFFKQYKSPSVTLDWYRPYVRYQKELHRRIEESPARNYCVRTLDAFEAVWGGRTYFQVFELVENGDDLGGILEEEHRAAGGRGHAISLADPRLWERHVIWAKVLMSGVHALHQARVAHTDLKPDNAFLVQDPSISAGYQLKLIDLDFSVLTDETAPWHGKQGYVGTDNYRSPEHLSAGATPGAASDVFTCGLILYELLTGRHPYWSEDQEDYAKQALAHSAPRPELGGTIPAPASNDAVVEILYRCLAPRPEDRPTALEVRDVLTGRAGAAAEPTPAPPAEPAPAPDAAPTPAAERTSAPSATGGAAPLRSERIQLTGEGGRSMSLGVRTPLGKHAVRQFGEDFVHWDTEQCALERRPDGVWQVVPVPGATNETLLNGAAVTAPQPLQEGDVLAVGREAKGIVKLPLTVRPA; the protein is encoded by the coding sequence ATGGCCAAGAAGCTCAAGGTCGGGGACGTCGTCAACGGATACCGCGTCACCCGCGTGTTCGGGCCGGGCGCGATGGCGATCTCCTACGCGGCGGAGAGCCCCTCGGGGCAGCCGGTCTTCTTCAAGCAGTACAAGTCGCCCTCGGTGACGCTCGACTGGTACCGCCCCTACGTGCGCTACCAGAAGGAGCTGCACCGGCGCATCGAGGAAAGCCCCGCGCGCAACTACTGCGTGCGCACTCTGGACGCGTTCGAGGCAGTCTGGGGGGGGCGCACCTACTTCCAGGTGTTCGAGCTGGTGGAGAACGGGGACGACCTGGGCGGGATCCTGGAGGAGGAGCACCGCGCGGCGGGGGGGCGGGGGCACGCCATCTCCCTCGCCGACCCGCGCCTCTGGGAGCGGCACGTCATCTGGGCGAAGGTGCTGATGTCGGGCGTCCATGCGCTGCACCAGGCGCGCGTCGCGCACACCGACCTCAAGCCCGACAACGCCTTCCTGGTCCAGGACCCGTCCATCAGCGCCGGCTACCAGCTCAAGCTCATCGACCTGGACTTCTCGGTGCTGACCGACGAGACGGCGCCCTGGCATGGCAAGCAGGGCTACGTGGGGACCGACAACTACCGCTCCCCGGAGCACCTGAGCGCGGGCGCCACCCCCGGCGCCGCCTCGGACGTCTTCACCTGCGGCCTCATCCTCTACGAGCTGCTCACCGGGCGGCACCCCTACTGGTCGGAGGACCAGGAGGACTACGCGAAGCAGGCGCTCGCGCACTCGGCGCCGCGTCCGGAGCTGGGCGGCACCATCCCCGCTCCGGCGAGCAACGACGCGGTGGTGGAGATCCTGTACCGCTGCCTGGCCCCGCGCCCGGAGGACCGGCCCACCGCCCTGGAGGTGCGCGACGTCCTCACCGGACGCGCGGGGGCCGCTGCGGAACCGACGCCCGCTCCCCCCGCGGAGCCCGCGCCCGCGCCGGACGCGGCTCCCACCCCGGCGGCCGAGCGGACCTCGGCCCCCTCTGCCACCGGGGGCGCCGCGCCGCTGCGCTCGGAGCGCATCCAGCTCACGGGCGAGGGGGGACGCTCCATGTCGCTCGGGGTGCGAACCCCGCTCGGCAAGCACGCGGTCCGCCAGTTCGGAGAGGACTTCGTGCACTGGGACACGGAGCAGTGCGCCCTCGAGCGCCGTCCCGACGGCGTCTGGCAGGTGGTCCCGGTTCCCGGCGCCACCAACGAGACGCTGCTCAACGGCGCGGCGGTCACCGCGCCGCAGCCCCTCCAGGAGGGCGACGTGCTCGCGGTGGGGCGCGAAGCGAAGGGCATCGTGAAGCTGCCGCTCACCGTCCGCCCGGCGTGA